CCTGGTCCATGCCTTCGACGCGGCCAAGGCCTGCGCGGAGCAAAAGCCCCGCATCATCATCTGCGACACCACGATGGCGAAGGGCATCCCCTTCCTGGAGGCGCGCGAGCGCAACCACTTCCTGCGGGTGGAGCCGCAGGAATGGCAGGACGCGATAAAAATCCTGGATGCCGGGAGGCCCACATGAAACGCTCGAAATACACGCGCCCGGCGTGGCTCACGGAAGCCAACACGGGTGAACGCCTGACCACCTCGGCGATGATCGCCTCGCTCGCCGGTCCCGACCAGCGCACCGCGCCGGCGCCCTTCGGCCACGCGCTGGCGAAGCTCGCCGAAGAGCGGCCGGAGATCGTCGGGCTCACCGCCGACCTCGGCAAGTACACCGACCTGCACATCTTCGCCCAGAAGCACCCCGAGCGCTTCTACCAGATGGGCATGGCCGAGCAGCTCCTGATCAGCGCCGCCGCCGGCCTGGCACGTGAGGGCTTCCAGCCCTTCGCCACCACCTACGCGGTGTTCGCGGCACGGCGCGCCTACGACTTCATCTGCATGGCGATCGCGGAGGAGAACCTCGACGTCAAGATCGTCTGCGCGCTGCCCGGCCTCACCACCGGCTACGGCCCGAGCCACCAGGCGACGGAAGACATCGCGATCTTCCGCGGCCTGCCCAACATGACGATCCTCGACCCCTGCGACGCGCACGAGATCGCGCAGGCCGTGCCGGCCATCGCCGATCACAAGGGGCCGGTCTACATGCGGCTCCTGCGCGGCAACGTCCCTCTCGTGCTCGACGAGTACGGCTACACGTTCGAGCTCGGCAAGGCGAAGACCATCCGGGACGGCAACGACGTCCTGATCATCTCGACCGGCCTGATGACCATGCGGGCCCTCGAGGCGGCGGACGCGCTCCGCGAGGACAAGATCGACGTCTCGGTGCTGCACGTGCCGACGATCAAGCCGCTCGACACCGAGACGATCCTGCGCGAGGCCGGCAAGGGCGGACGCCTGGTCGTGGTCGCGGAGAACCACACCGTGGTCGGGGGCTTGGGCGAGGCGGTGGCGGGGCTGCTCCTGCGCTCCGGGACGGTCCCCAAGGCCTTCCGCCAGGTCGGCCTGCCGGACGAGTTCCTCGATGCCGGCGCCCTGCCGACCCTGCACGACCGCTACGGCATCTCGACGAGCGCCATGGTGAGGAGCATCCGCGAATGGCTGTGAGCGCAGAATCCCCGGTTGCCTTCGTCGGCCTGGGCTCGATGGGCCTGCCGATGGCCCGCAACCTCGTGCGGCACGGCTTTCCCGTGCGGGGCTTCGACGTGCGGGCGGAAGGCCGCAGCGCCTTCGCGCGTGCCGGCGGCACCCCCGCCGACACGATCGCGGCGGTGTCCGAGGGTGCCGGGGCCCTGGTGCTGATGGTGGTCAACGCCGACCAGGCGGAGAGCATCCTGTTCGGCGCGGGCGCCCTGGAACGCCTGGCCCCGGACGCCGGCGTCGTCCTGATGGCGACCTGCCCGCCGGCCGCCGTCGCGGCGCTCGCCAAGCGGGTGACCGCCACCGGCCGGGCCTTCGTCGATGCGCCGGTCTCCGGCGGGGTCGTCGGTGCCGAGGCCGGGACCCTCACCATCATGGCGGCGGCCCCCTCCGCCGTGATCGCCGAGATCCGGCCGCTGCTGGAGGCGATGGGCGACAAGGTGTTCCATGTCGGGCCGGAGCCCGGCCAGGGCGCCACCATGAAGGCGGTCAACCAGCTCCTGTGCGGGGTCAACCTTGCCGCGGCGGCGGAGGCCCTGTCGCTGGCGGCGAAGGTCGGGATCGACGGCGCGACGGCGCTGGAGATCGTCTCCGGCTCGTCGGCGTCGAGCTGGATGCTGCGCGACCGCGGTCCGCGGATGCTGGAGGAGACCCCGCGGGTCACCAGCGCCGTCGACATCTTCGTCAAGGATCTCGGCATCGTGCTCGAGGCCGGCCGCAGCGAGAAGGCGGCTTTGCCCCTCGCGGCCCTCGCCCATCAGCTCTTCCTCGCCGCGTCGGGCCGTGGGGCGGGTGCGGAAGACGACAGCCAGGTCATCGGCTCGTACCGCGCGCTGAACGGCAAGTAGTTCAAGCACACCTCCCCTCTCCCGTGTGGGAGAGGGGCCGGGGGTGAGGGTGACACGCTGCAGTGTAGTGCATTGAGCATGGTGCTGGCAGCGGATTGGTTCAGTCTTCTTGCTGCACCGTCTCCACCCTCACCCCTACCCCTCTCCCAAACGGGAGAGGGGATCCCGCGCTTCTTCCGGAATCCGCGGCATCGCCGCGGAAAGACCGACCACTCACGTCCAGAGGCCGGCTCACCGGCCCTCCCCCTTCCGAGGAAACCCCCATGAGCCACGCCCTCTCCCGCCGCACGCTGCTCGCCGGCGCCGCCGCGTTCCCCCTCGCCACGGTGTTCACCCGCCCGGTGCGCGCCGCCGAGTTCGACTACAAGCTCGCCACCGGCCAGGACCCGACCCACCCGGTCAACACCCGGGCCCAGGAAGCGCTCACCCGCATCCGCGAGGCCTCGAACGGCCGCCTCGACATCAAGCTGTTCCCGGCCAACCAGCTCGGCTCCGACACCGACCTGCTGTCGCAGGTGCGCAACGGCAGCGTCGAGTTCTTCAACCTCTCGACCTCGATCCTCTCGACCTTCGTCGCCGCCGCCGCGCTGCCGAATACCGGCTTCGCGTTCAAGGAGTACGACGACGTCTGGAAGGCGATGGATGGCGGCCTGGGCAATTACGTCCGCGAGCAGATCGCCAAGACGCCGATCCAGACCGTCTCGAAGGTGTGGGACAACGGATTCCGCCACATCACCTCCTCCACCCGCGAGATCAAGACGCCGGAGGACCTGAAGGGCTTCAAGATCCGCGTTCCCCCGTCGCCGATGCTGACCTCGCTGTTCAAGGCGCTCGATGCCGGCGCCGCGCCGCTCAACTTCAACGAGCTGTACTCGGCGCTGCAGACCAAGATCTTCGAGGGCCAGGAAAACCCGCTCGCCATCACGGCGACGACCCGGCTCTACGAGGTGCAGAAGAGCTGCAGTCTCACCGGCCACGTCTGGGACGGCTACTGGATCCTCGGCAACAAGAAGGCCTGGCAGCGCCTGCCCGAGGACCTGCGCGCCATCGTGTCCCGCGAGCTCGACCGCTCGGCCGACGACCAGCGCGCCGACATCGTCAAACTCAGCGCCTCGCTGCGCCAGGACCTCGGATCCAAGGGAATCTCCTTCGTCGAGGTCGATCGCCAGAAATTTCGCGATGCGCTCGGCCGCACGACATTCTACAAGGACTGGAAGAACAAGTACGGCGACGCCGCCTGGGAGCACCTCGAGGCCGTCTCCGGCAAGCTGGCCTGAGGGAGGCACACGATGCATGTCGACATCGCGACGGAGACGCCTGCCTTGCCGGCAGCGTCGGCCAAGCGCGCCTGGGCGCGCACGCTCGACACCGCGCTCGGGCCCCTGATCGAGATCCCGGCCGCCCTGCTGGTGGTGGCCGAGGTGGTGGTGCTGCTCGCCGGTGTCGTCAGCCGCTACGTCTTCCACTCGCCCATCGTGTGGTCGGACGAGCTCGCCTCGATCCTGTTCCTCTGGCTCGCCATGCTCGGCTCGGTCGTCGCCTATCGCCGCGCCGAGCACATGCGGATGACCGCCCTCGTCAGCATGGCGTCCATCAAGACCCAGGCCTTCCTGGAGGCGGTGGCGCTCGCCGCCGGTCTCGCCTTCGTGCTGATGCTGCTGCATCCGGCCTACGAGTTCGCGGCGGAAGAAGTCTTCGTCCAGACGCCGGCGCTCGAGATCACCAATGCCTGGCGCGCCGCCGCGCTCCCGGTCGGCTTCGCCCTGATGCTGGTGGTGGCGGCACTCCGCCTGATCGAATGCGCCGACTGGCGCCACGCGGTCGGCGCGGTGGCGGTCACCGGCCTCGTCATCGTCGCGCTGATGCTGGCCGAGCCGCTGCTGCGCACGCTCGGCAACTGGAACCTCCTGATCTTCTTCGTGCTCGGCGTCGGCGCCCTTGTCTTCACCGGCGTGCCGATCGCCTTCGCGTTCGGGCTCGCCACCTTCGGCTACCTGATGCTCACCACCCGGGCCCCCGCCATGGTGGTGGTCGGGCGCATGGACGAGGGGATGAGCCACCTCATCCTGCTCGCCGTGCCGCTCTTCGTCTTCCTCGGCCTGCTCATCGAGATGACCGGCATGGCCAAGGCCATGGTGGGCTTCCTCGCCAGCATGCTCGGCCACGTGCGGGGCGGCCTGCACTACGTGCTCGTCGGCGCGATGTACCTCGTCTCAGGGATCTCGGGTTCCAAGGCCGCCGACATGGCGGCGGTGGCCCCGGTGCTGTTTCCCGAGATGAAGAAGCGCGGCGCCAAGGAGGGCGACCTCGTCGCGCTGCTGGCCGCCACCGGCGCGCAGACCGAGACCATCCCGCCCTCGCTGGTGCTCATCACCATCGGGTCGGTCACCGGCGTGTCGATCACCGCGCTCTTCACCGGCGGCCTGATGCCCGGCATCGTGCTCGGCATCACGCTCTGCGCCCTCGTCTGGTGGCGCTACCGCGGCGAGGACCTGCGCCACGTCAAGCGCGCCACCAAGGGCGAGGTGGCCAAGGCCTTCGTCATCGCCTTCCCGGCCATCGCCCTGCCCTTCGTCATCCGCGCCGCGGTGGTCGAGGGCGTGGCGACCGCCACAGAGGTCTCGACGATCGGCATCGTCTACGCGATCCTCGCCGGCCTGCTGATCTACCGCCAGTTCGACTGGCGCCGGGTCTACCCGATGCTGGTCTCGACCGCCTCGCTCTCGGGGGCGATCCTGCTGATCATCGGGGCGGCGACCGGCATGGCCTGGGCGCTGACGCAGTCGGGCTTCTCGCAGAGCCTGGCGGTGATGATGAAGAGCCTGCCCGGCGGGGCGCTCGGCTTCCTGGTCGTCTCGGCGGTGGCCTTCGTGATCCTGGGCTCGGTGCTGGAGGGCATCCCGGCGATCGTGCTGTTCGGCCCGCTGCTGTTCCCGATCGCGCGGCAGGTCGGCGTGCACGAGGTGCACTACGCGATGGTGGTGATCCTGGCGATGGGCGTCGGCCTGTTCGCGCCGCCCTTCGGGGTCGGGTACTACGCCGCCTGCGCGATCAGCCGGATCCATCCGGATGCGGGCATCAAGCCGATCGTCGGCTACATGACGGCGCTGCTGGTCGGGCTCGTAGTGGTGATCCTGGTGCCGTGGATCTCGATCGGGTTCCTGGGCTGATCCGGGGCTGACCGGATCACGGTCCCTGACACCCTCCGCGTCATCCCGGGGCCGCGAAGCGGAACCCGGGATGACGCGGAGTTTTTGATGCTCGATGGAGAAGGACCCGCCCCCTACTCCGCCGCCTTCGCCAGCGCCTTGGCGTAGGCCCCGCTCTTGAGCGTCTTCGTCAGCCACTCGTCGACCGCCGCTTTCAAGGCCGGGTCCCGGGTCATCCAGTAGGCCTTGTCGGCCTTGTCGAAGGTGCCCGGCACGGCGGCCGGGCAGAGCACGCCGGGATTGCGCCGCGACTGGTAATCGACCTCGGCGCCGTCCGTCACCATCAGGTCGGCGCGGCCCTCGGCCACCTCCTTGAAGATCGCGCGATTGTCCGGAAACACCCGCACCGAGGCGTGCGGGAAGTTGGCGTCGGCGAAGCGCTGGTTGGTGCCGCCGGGATTGACCACGACCCGGACCTCCGGCTTGTCGATGTCCTTGATCGTGACATAGCGGTTCGCATCGGCGCAGCGCACGATCGGACGCTTGCCGTCGGTGAGCACCGGCACCGAGAAATCGGCCACCGCCGCCCTGTCGGGGGTCACGCTGACGCCCCCCATGGCGACGTCGTAGCGGTCGGCGAGCAGGTCGTCCTTCAGGGTCTTCCAGGTCGTCGGCACGATCTCGACCTTGACGCCGAGCGCCCGGGCGAGTTCGCCCGCCATGACGACGTCGGCACCCTTGATGCTGCCGTCGGGCTGGCGCAGGGAATAGGGCGCGTAATCGCCGGTCAGCCCGACCCGCAAGCTGCCGTCCTGCTTGATCGCGGACAACGACCGTGCCTCCGCCGGCACAGCCGCCAAGACGGCCAGAACGCCCACAACTCCCATGATCTCGCGCATCGTCACCGCCCTGACCCTTGCTTTGCCGTTAACTCTCTCAGTCGTAGGGAGTGTGCAGGGGTGCGGTAAAGCCCGGATGACGGCACGATCCCGCGTGAACGCCATCCGCGACGGTTGACTCGAGGGCCGGCAGCCGCTCTGACCCGGCCATGGACTCGCTCCCCGACAGCCGCTCCGATCACCTGCGCCGCTGGTTCGACCGCCAGCGGCCGCGCGTGACGCAAGGGCTGCGGATGACGGTGGCGAGCCTCGCGACCTTCGTGCTGGCCGAGGCCTGCGGGCTGCCCCAGGGCTACTGGGCGGTCATCACCGCGCTCATCGTGACGCAGAGCAGCGTCGGCGGCTCGCTCAAGGCGGCGCTCGACCGGTTCCTCGGCTCGGTGCTGGGGGCCTGCTACGGCGGCGCGGTGGCCTTCGCGATCCCGCATCACGGCGGCGCCTCGACCTTCGCGGCCCTGTTCGTGGCAGTCGCCCCCCTTACCTTCGCGGCGACGGTCTCGGCGGGATTCCGGATCGCGCCGATCACCGCGATCATCGTGCTGCTCTCCACCACCGGCTCGACGCTCGGCCCCCTCGCCTTCGCCCTCGACCGGATCCTCGAGATCGGGCTCGGCTGCGTCGTCGGGCTCGCCGTCTCGCTTCTCGTCGCGCCGGCCCGGGCTGCGCGCGCCGTGACGGGCCAGGCCGCCCGCCTCGCGCGCCTGC
This is a stretch of genomic DNA from Methylobacterium sp. 17Sr1-1. It encodes these proteins:
- a CDS encoding TRAP transporter large permease subunit → MHVDIATETPALPAASAKRAWARTLDTALGPLIEIPAALLVVAEVVVLLAGVVSRYVFHSPIVWSDELASILFLWLAMLGSVVAYRRAEHMRMTALVSMASIKTQAFLEAVALAAGLAFVLMLLHPAYEFAAEEVFVQTPALEITNAWRAAALPVGFALMLVVAALRLIECADWRHAVGAVAVTGLVIVALMLAEPLLRTLGNWNLLIFFVLGVGALVFTGVPIAFAFGLATFGYLMLTTRAPAMVVVGRMDEGMSHLILLAVPLFVFLGLLIEMTGMAKAMVGFLASMLGHVRGGLHYVLVGAMYLVSGISGSKAADMAAVAPVLFPEMKKRGAKEGDLVALLAATGAQTETIPPSLVLITIGSVTGVSITALFTGGLMPGIVLGITLCALVWWRYRGEDLRHVKRATKGEVAKAFVIAFPAIALPFVIRAAVVEGVATATEVSTIGIVYAILAGLLIYRQFDWRRVYPMLVSTASLSGAILLIIGAATGMAWALTQSGFSQSLAVMMKSLPGGALGFLVVSAVAFVILGSVLEGIPAIVLFGPLLFPIARQVGVHEVHYAMVVILAMGVGLFAPPFGVGYYAACAISRIHPDAGIKPIVGYMTALLVGLVVVILVPWISIGFLG
- a CDS encoding transporter substrate-binding domain-containing protein: MSAIKQDGSLRVGLTGDYAPYSLRQPDGSIKGADVVMAGELARALGVKVEIVPTTWKTLKDDLLADRYDVAMGGVSVTPDRAAVADFSVPVLTDGKRPIVRCADANRYVTIKDIDKPEVRVVVNPGGTNQRFADANFPHASVRVFPDNRAIFKEVAEGRADLMVTDGAEVDYQSRRNPGVLCPAAVPGTFDKADKAYWMTRDPALKAAVDEWLTKTLKSGAYAKALAKAAE
- a CDS encoding transketolase family protein, producing MKRSKYTRPAWLTEANTGERLTTSAMIASLAGPDQRTAPAPFGHALAKLAEERPEIVGLTADLGKYTDLHIFAQKHPERFYQMGMAEQLLISAAAGLAREGFQPFATTYAVFAARRAYDFICMAIAEENLDVKIVCALPGLTTGYGPSHQATEDIAIFRGLPNMTILDPCDAHEIAQAVPAIADHKGPVYMRLLRGNVPLVLDEYGYTFELGKAKTIRDGNDVLIISTGLMTMRALEAADALREDKIDVSVLHVPTIKPLDTETILREAGKGGRLVVVAENHTVVGGLGEAVAGLLLRSGTVPKAFRQVGLPDEFLDAGALPTLHDRYGISTSAMVRSIREWL
- a CDS encoding NAD(P)-dependent oxidoreductase is translated as MSAESPVAFVGLGSMGLPMARNLVRHGFPVRGFDVRAEGRSAFARAGGTPADTIAAVSEGAGALVLMVVNADQAESILFGAGALERLAPDAGVVLMATCPPAAVAALAKRVTATGRAFVDAPVSGGVVGAEAGTLTIMAAAPSAVIAEIRPLLEAMGDKVFHVGPEPGQGATMKAVNQLLCGVNLAAAAEALSLAAKVGIDGATALEIVSGSSASSWMLRDRGPRMLEETPRVTSAVDIFVKDLGIVLEAGRSEKAALPLAALAHQLFLAASGRGAGAEDDSQVIGSYRALNGK
- a CDS encoding TRAP transporter substrate-binding protein, with amino-acid sequence MSHALSRRTLLAGAAAFPLATVFTRPVRAAEFDYKLATGQDPTHPVNTRAQEALTRIREASNGRLDIKLFPANQLGSDTDLLSQVRNGSVEFFNLSTSILSTFVAAAALPNTGFAFKEYDDVWKAMDGGLGNYVREQIAKTPIQTVSKVWDNGFRHITSSTREIKTPEDLKGFKIRVPPSPMLTSLFKALDAGAAPLNFNELYSALQTKIFEGQENPLAITATTRLYEVQKSCSLTGHVWDGYWILGNKKAWQRLPEDLRAIVSRELDRSADDQRADIVKLSASLRQDLGSKGISFVEVDRQKFRDALGRTTFYKDWKNKYGDAAWEHLEAVSGKLA